A single genomic interval of Gossypium raimondii isolate GPD5lz chromosome 11, ASM2569854v1, whole genome shotgun sequence harbors:
- the LOC105803917 gene encoding uncharacterized protein LOC105803917 encodes MVDVDRRMSGLNPAHVAGLRRLSARASAPSTPTSLPLRNGLQSLSSLADKVITHLRDSGFQVQPGLLDAEFARAEAEFGFVFPPDLRAILSAGLPVGPGFPDWRSVGARLHLRASFDLPIAAISFQIARNTLWSKSWGPRPSDPEKALRVARNALKRAPLLIPIFNHCYIPCNPSLAGNPIFFIDETRVFCCGFDLSDFFERESLFRGSEPDPGSLKKQRSVSEKSAGSSTHFSRRSLDAGLVTGTRTPRWVEFWSDAAVDRRRRFSSSSSSNSSPERYLDMPRTKIPKWVDDYIDQIGCVLREGGWGECDVAEIRHVSASGFFEEEMVLLDNQAVLDALLLKVDRFSDSLRKAGWSSEEVSDALGFDYRLEKEKKPAKKLSPQLVEKIGKLAESVTRS; translated from the coding sequence ATGGTTGACGTCGACCGGCGGATGTCCGGTCTGAATCCGGCTCATGTAGCTGGTTTACGCCGTCTCTCTGCTCGTGCTTCCGCTCCTTCAACTCCGACTTCTCTTCCTCTTCGCAACGGTCTTCAGTCTCTTTCTTCTCTAGCTGATAAAGTTATAACCCATTTACGAGATTCGGGTTTCCAAGTCCAGCCAGGTTTATTGGACGCTGAGTTCGCCCGAGCCGAAGCCGAGTTCGGTTTCGTTTTCCCACCTGACCTCCGAGCCATATTATCAGCCGGGTTACCTGTGGGTCCTGGTTTTCCCGATTGGCGATCTGTTGGAGCCCGACTCCATCTTCGGGCTTCGTTTGATCTTCCCATCGCTGCAATTTCCTTTCAAATAGCGCGCAACACTTTATGGTCCAAATCTTGGGGGCCCAGACCCTCTGACCCCGAGAAAGCTTTACGGGTCGCAAGGAATGCCCTTAAACGAGCTCCCCTTTTGATCCCCATTTTTAATCACTGCTATATTCCCTGCAATCCGTCTTTAGCCGGTAATCCAATTTTCTTCATTGATGAAACCCGGGTTTTCTGTTGCGGATTCGATCTATCTGATTTTTTTGAGAGGGAATCCTTGTTCCGAGGTTCCGAACCCGACCCGGGATCATTGAAGAAGCAGAGATCGGTTAGTGAAAAATCAGCTGGGTCGTCCACTCATTTTTCAAGGCGTAGTTTGGATGCGGGTTTGGTAACCGGGACGAGAACCCCTAGATGGGTCGAGTTCTGGAGCGACGCCGCGGTTGATCGGCGCCGGAGATTCTCGTCGTCGTCCTCGTCGAATTCGTCGCCTGAGAGGTACTTGGATATGCCGAGAACCAAAATCCCGAAATGGGTCGACGATTACATTGATCAAATCGGGTGTGTCCTTAGAGAAGGCGGGTGGGGGGAATGTGATGTAGCGGAAATCAGACACGTGTCAGCATCTGGGTTCTTCGAAGAAGAGATGGTTTTATTGGATAATCAAGCTGTTCTTGATGCGCTTCTTTTAAAAGTGGATCGGTTCTCAGATTCGCTCCGAAAAGCCGGATGGAGCTCCGAAGAAGTTTCGGATGCACTGGGGTTTGATTACCGACTGGAGAAGGAAAAGAAACCTGCAAAGAAATTATCCCCTCAGCTAGTAGAAAAAATTGGGAAACTTGCTGAATCGGTTACCCGGTCATGA
- the LOC105803916 gene encoding uncharacterized protein LOC105803916, whose amino-acid sequence MWHEARRSERKVHDMMDAARKRAQRRAIFLAKRRGDPQQSIQVVGSRCRIHRDDALYHATQDQQGLIPWNGKQDILIDRFDGRALLDFIREPGTRHFRNQEKSEEEEEVEEFVNFERYRDLIKHRRRGFTDEDGLQHVNLEMEAKVIAPFQSDRSQLAQPTNKGSYSQVGFSYDGNGKEEAQFSDADEEDEEEEEDDDFNSDDSNDEGMDVIAKEFGVKRYGWLVYMDKKAKEEEKRQKEVIKGDPAIRKLSRKERRKASQIEREKEREAARITGSRVLHNDPYRESRRSPTYDAYPRSRRSRSRSYSPSYSRRHARGGYSDDSYRSKPRTPKIEYITEFGGSGDRDGPKLEGFSPPSSPPSQADMSNRLSSGPILEALHVDPASGVSLDKEKSNKVSKPAVSGLPTLAKLTKASASGGPSKQGQIEKKETPQERLKRIMNRQLNKQIKKDTAAEMAKKQEQERQRLEKLAETSRLSRQRHRSRSRSYSRSPPRRYRRSRSPSRSRSSRRYYSRSRSRSRSHSYSRSRSRSNSRSPRVRSRSRY is encoded by the exons ATGTGGCACGAAGCTCGGAGATCAGAAAGGAAGGTCCACGACATGATGGACGCGGCTCGAAAGAGAGCACAAAGACGGGCCATCTTCCTTGCTAAAAGACGCGGCGATCCTCAACAATCCATTCAAGTCGTCGGCTCTCGCTGCCGTATCCACCGTGACGACGCTCTTTATCATGCCACACAAGATCAGCAAGGCTT GATTCCTTGGAATGGAAAACAAGATATTTTAATCGatag ATTCGATGGCCGAGCTCTTCTTGATTTTATTCGGGAGCCGGGGACACGACATTTTAGGAATCAAGAGAAGtctgaagaggaagaagaagtaGAAGAGTTTGTTAATTTCGAGCGTTATCGGGATTTAATTAAGCATCGCCGTAGAGGAT TTACCGACGAGGATGGTTTACAACATGTGAATTTAGAAATGGAGGCAAAAGTAATCGCACCGTTCCAATCAGACAG ATCACAGCTGGCTCAACCAACTAATAAAGGTTCATATTCTCAAGTTGGATTCTCTTAtgatggaaatgggaaagaggAAGCTCAGTTTTCAGATGctgatgaagaagatgaggaggaagaagaagatgatgatttcaACAGTGATGATAGTAATGATGAAGGAATGGATGTAATAGCAAAAGAATTTGGAGTGAAAAGGTATGGCTGGCTTGTTTACATGGATAAAAAAGCAAAAGAGGAGGAAAAAAGACAGAAGGAAGTAATCAAAGGCGATCCTGCAATT AGGAAACTGAGTCGCAAAGAAAGGAGGAAAGCTTCTCAAATAGAaagggagaaagaaagagaagctGCTCGGATAACTGGATCACGAGTACTTCATAATGATCCCTACCG GGAATCCAGGCGGAGTCCAACCTATGATGCTTATCCACGTTCTAGGAG GTCAAGATCACGTTCATACTCTCCATCATACTCAAGGCGCCATGCGCGTGGTGGTTATTCTGATGATTCTTATAGAAGTAAACCAAGGACTCCCAAAATAGAGTATATAACGGAGTTTGGAGGCTCTGGAGACAGGGATGGACCAAAGCTTGAAGGATTTTCTCCGCCATCATCTCCTCCATCTCAGGCTGACATGTCAAATCG GCTATCATCTGGTCCCATACTTGAGGCACTACATGTTGACCCTGCATCTGGTGTGTCTCTTGATAAAGAAAAGAGCAATAAAGTGTCAAAACCAGCAGTAAG TGGATTACCAACATTAGCCAAGTTGACAAAAGCAAGTGCCTCCGGAGGACCCTCAAAACAGGGGCAGATTGAGAAGAAAGAAACTCCTCAAGAGCGGCTAAAAAGGATTATGAACAGACAGTTAAACAAGCAAA TTAAGAAAGACACTGCTGCGGAAATGGCTAAGAAGCAAGAGCAGGAGCGCCAAAGACTGGAAAAACTTGCAGAAACAAGCCGATTAAGTCGTCAAAGGCATCGCAGCCGCAGTAGGAGTTACAGTCGCTCTCCTCCAAG AAGATATCGACGGAGTAGAAGTCCAAGTAGGAGTAGGAGTTCTAGAAGATATTATTCTCGGTCACGATCACGATCTAGGTCCCACTCTTACTCTCGTTCACGTTCACGCTCAAATTCCCGTTCACCCAG GGTAAGAAGCCGTTCAAGGTACTGA